A stretch of the Phycodurus eques isolate BA_2022a chromosome 15, UOR_Pequ_1.1, whole genome shotgun sequence genome encodes the following:
- the btc gene encoding probetacellulin isoform X2: MAKVYGIYVGILTGLALCEWSLAGWNDTSEAVNQTEAPCHRHGNRGNCTVPSTGQWNGHFTKCPQEFYHYCIHGECRFIKDQKAPSCRCQRGYIGSRCEYVDLDWRRGERHQMIIICVIAALVVLLLLIVFIFVCSQFRICRKRGRQREEPRNGMEKLHMMDTHAHPVTPDSVEPLNYNDV, encoded by the exons ATGGCCAAGGTGTATGGAATCTATGTGGGAATACTAACAG GGCTGGCCTTGTGCGAATGGTCCTTGGCCGGCTGGAACGACACCAGTGAAGCTGTCAATCAAACGGAGGCCCCCTGccatcgccatggcaacagagGCAACTGCACAG TACCCAGTACGGGACAGTGGAATGGACACTTCACCAAATGTCCACAAGAATTCTACCACTACTGCATCCACGGGGAGTGTCGCTTTATTAAAGATCAGAAGGCGCCGTCCTGCAG GTGTCAGCGTGGCTACATTGGCTCCAGATGTGAGTACGTGGACCTGGACTGGCGGAGAGGAGAGAGGCATCAGATGATCATCATCTGCGTCATTGCGGCACTCGTGGTCCTCCTTCTTCTCATTGTGTTCATCTTTGTCTGTTCACA GTTCAGAATTTGCCGGAAGAGGGGACGGCAGCGGGAGGAACCAAGGAACGGGATGGAGAAACTCCATATGATGGATACGCATGCACATCCCGTAACACCAGACTCAGTGGAGCCTTTAAACTACAATGACGTATGA
- the btc gene encoding probetacellulin isoform X1 — MAKVYGIYVGILTGLALCEWSLAGWNDTSEAVNQTEAPCHRHGNRGNCTVPSTGQWNGHFTKCPQEFYHYCIHGECRFIKDQKAPSCRCQRGYIGSRCEYVDLDWRRGERHQMIIICVIAALVVLLLLIVFIFVCSHRRFRICRKRGRQREEPRNGMEKLHMMDTHAHPVTPDSVEPLNYNDV, encoded by the exons ATGGCCAAGGTGTATGGAATCTATGTGGGAATACTAACAG GGCTGGCCTTGTGCGAATGGTCCTTGGCCGGCTGGAACGACACCAGTGAAGCTGTCAATCAAACGGAGGCCCCCTGccatcgccatggcaacagagGCAACTGCACAG TACCCAGTACGGGACAGTGGAATGGACACTTCACCAAATGTCCACAAGAATTCTACCACTACTGCATCCACGGGGAGTGTCGCTTTATTAAAGATCAGAAGGCGCCGTCCTGCAG GTGTCAGCGTGGCTACATTGGCTCCAGATGTGAGTACGTGGACCTGGACTGGCGGAGAGGAGAGAGGCATCAGATGATCATCATCTGCGTCATTGCGGCACTCGTGGTCCTCCTTCTTCTCATTGTGTTCATCTTTGTCTGTTCACA TCGCAGGTTCAGAATTTGCCGGAAGAGGGGACGGCAGCGGGAGGAACCAAGGAACGGGATGGAGAAACTCCATATGATGGATACGCATGCACATCCCGTAACACCAGACTCAGTGGAGCCTTTAAACTACAATGACGTATGA